Proteins from a genomic interval of Vreelandella profundi:
- a CDS encoding TrkH family potassium uptake protein, which produces MTSMTPWFYRSRDVYRHWAPVFKIISILWMVLALFMLVPLVVLLIENDPDAMAFGISVLIILGAAALIWLLTYRVSLELKPWQMFILTAASWVSISGFASLPLVLGAPQLTFTNAVFESVSAITTTGSTILVGIEHFSDGLKLWRGLMQWIGGIGIIVMGIAILPFLKVGGMRLFHTESSDWSDKVMPRTGGIAKATLTIYVSLTFIAIVSYWFGGMTPLDATVHGMSSLSTGGFANSDASFGAYADQPWLLWMASLFMLSGALPFVLYIRFIRGSGSALWQDQQVRGLLKLLLVAIAILSIWRVTHGSDPFEAITHVTFNIVSVVTTTGYASDDYTLWGALPVVAFFYLTFIGGCSGSTSGGMKIFRFQIATLMLRNQLRYLIHANGVFTTRYNQQPVTSDISRSVVAFSFFFFITIAVLALSLSALGLDLVTALSGAATAVTNVGPGLGDIIGPAGNFAPLPDAAKWLLCIGMLMGRLEILTVVVLMTPMFWRR; this is translated from the coding sequence ATGACATCGATGACACCGTGGTTTTATCGTAGCAGGGATGTGTACCGGCACTGGGCGCCTGTTTTTAAAATCATTTCGATTCTGTGGATGGTGCTAGCGCTGTTTATGCTGGTGCCGCTCGTCGTATTGCTCATTGAGAACGATCCCGATGCCATGGCTTTCGGCATTTCTGTACTGATCATACTAGGCGCTGCGGCGCTCATCTGGCTATTGACGTACCGCGTGTCGTTGGAGCTAAAGCCGTGGCAGATGTTTATACTCACCGCCGCCAGCTGGGTCAGTATTAGCGGCTTTGCCAGCCTACCGCTTGTGCTTGGCGCACCTCAATTAACGTTCACAAACGCGGTGTTTGAATCAGTCTCGGCGATTACCACCACAGGTTCGACCATTCTGGTCGGCATTGAACACTTTTCCGATGGTTTGAAGCTATGGCGTGGCCTAATGCAGTGGATAGGCGGCATCGGCATTATTGTGATGGGCATTGCAATTTTACCGTTTTTGAAAGTCGGCGGTATGCGGCTGTTTCATACCGAGTCATCCGACTGGTCGGATAAAGTGATGCCCCGCACTGGTGGGATTGCCAAAGCGACGTTAACGATTTATGTCAGCCTCACCTTTATTGCTATCGTCAGCTATTGGTTTGGCGGAATGACGCCGCTGGATGCGACCGTGCACGGTATGTCATCGCTGTCGACTGGTGGCTTTGCCAATTCTGATGCCTCTTTCGGCGCCTACGCCGACCAGCCGTGGCTGCTGTGGATGGCCAGTTTATTTATGCTCAGCGGCGCGCTGCCCTTTGTGCTTTATATCCGCTTTATACGCGGTTCGGGCAGTGCCTTATGGCAAGACCAGCAGGTGCGCGGGCTGCTTAAACTACTGCTGGTGGCGATCGCTATTTTGAGCATATGGCGTGTGACTCACGGCAGCGACCCTTTTGAAGCCATCACTCACGTGACGTTTAATATTGTGTCAGTAGTGACCACCACCGGCTATGCCTCAGATGACTACACTCTATGGGGCGCCCTACCGGTAGTGGCCTTCTTTTATCTCACCTTTATCGGTGGCTGTAGCGGCTCGACCAGCGGCGGGATGAAAATCTTCCGCTTTCAAATTGCCACCCTGATGCTGCGTAATCAGCTGCGCTACTTAATTCATGCAAATGGAGTCTTCACCACTCGCTATAATCAACAGCCCGTAACGAGCGATATTTCGCGCAGCGTGGTGGCTTTCTCATTCTTCTTCTTTATTACCATTGCCGTTTTGGCACTGAGCTTATCCGCGCTGGGGTTGGATTTAGTGACCGCCCTTTCCGGTGCCGCCACGGCGGTAACCAACGTGGGGCCCGGGCTTGGCGACATCATTGGCCCTGCGGGTAATTTTGCCCCTCTGCCTGACGCCGCGAAATGGCTGCTGTGCATTGGCATGCTGATGGGCCGATTAGAAATACTCACCGTGGTGGTACTCATGACCCCAATGTTCTGGCGACGCTAG
- a CDS encoding response regulator gives MKTECSGRILIVDDELQIRRFLRISLASQGYDVIEAESGEQALAAVYTQAPDVVLLDLGLPDQDGQDVLSAIREHSAVPVIVVSVREREEEKVLALDNGANDYVTKPFGIQEMLARVRAVLRRSQQARGEATSNVYTSQELVIDLALRRITLRHQEVRLTRKEYAVVERLCRYAGRVMTQTQLLKEVWGPTHVNDTHYLRIVVSRLRQKLGDDPQTPTLLQTEAGVGYRLLVEPATHQNGF, from the coding sequence ATGAAGACTGAATGCAGTGGGCGGATTCTTATTGTTGATGATGAGCTGCAGATACGCCGATTTTTGCGTATTAGCTTGGCGTCTCAAGGCTATGACGTTATCGAAGCCGAAAGCGGCGAGCAGGCTCTGGCCGCGGTGTATACGCAGGCGCCTGACGTAGTGCTGCTAGATTTAGGCCTGCCCGACCAAGATGGCCAGGACGTACTCAGCGCTATCCGTGAGCATAGCGCGGTACCGGTGATTGTGGTCTCAGTACGAGAGCGGGAAGAAGAAAAGGTCTTGGCGCTAGATAACGGTGCCAATGACTATGTGACCAAACCCTTTGGCATCCAGGAAATGCTCGCCCGCGTACGCGCGGTGCTGCGCCGTTCCCAGCAGGCGCGCGGGGAGGCAACATCCAATGTATATACCAGCCAGGAACTGGTGATTGACTTGGCGCTGCGCCGTATCACTCTTCGCCACCAGGAGGTTCGCTTAACCCGTAAAGAATATGCGGTAGTCGAGCGGCTGTGCCGCTACGCTGGGCGGGTAATGACGCAAACGCAATTGTTGAAAGAGGTATGGGGCCCTACCCATGTCAATGACACCCACTATTTACGCATCGTCGTCAGTCGTTTAAGACAGAAACTCGGTGATGATCCACAAACACCGACCTTGCTACAAACCGAGGCGGGCGTTGGCTACCGTTTATTGGTAGAACCGGCTACCCACCAAAACGGGTTCTAG